AAAACAAAAAGAGATAATAAAGAATTTATAGAGACCTGGTATGACTTTTTAGGAGATTATGATTACTTAACAGTTAAAAATACTGCAAAAAAGTTAATTATAAGAAAAACTGAATGGCCTCCAACTCTTGGAGAAGTTGTAAAGGAGATAAATCGTAATCAACTTAAGATATTTTAAAAACAAAAAAGTGGAGTGGTTTAAGTGGCGATGAAGGTTAAATATAAGATAAA
The genomic region above belongs to Halanaerobiales bacterium and contains:
- a CDS encoding replicative helicase loader/inhibitor, which codes for MKKAELIKILVFLSNAYPRKFKFPLKTKRDNKEFIETWYDFLGDYDYLTVKNTAKKLIIRKTEWPPTLGEVVKEINRNQLKIF